In Kogia breviceps isolate mKogBre1 chromosome 9, mKogBre1 haplotype 1, whole genome shotgun sequence, a single window of DNA contains:
- the TWIST1 gene encoding twist-related protein 1: protein MMQDVSSSPVSPAEDSLSNSEEEPDRQQPPSGKRGGRKRRSSRRSAGGGAGPGGAAGGGVGGGEEPGSPAQGKRGKKSAGCGGGGGAGGGGGGSSSGGGSPQSYEELQTQRVMANVRERQRTQSLNEAFAALRKIIPTLPSDKLSKIQTLKLAARYIDFLYQVLQSDELDSKMASCSYVAHERLSYAFSVWRMEGAWSMSASH from the coding sequence ATGATGCAGGACGTGTCCAGCTCACCAGTCTCGCCGGCCGAAGACAGCCTGAGCAACAGCGAGGAGGAGCCGGACCGGCAGCAGCCGCCGAGCGGCAAGCGCGGGGGGCGCAAGCGGCGCAGCAGCCGGCGCAGCGCTGGGGGCGGCGCGGGGCCCGGTGGGGCCGCGGGCGGGGGCGTCGGAGGCGGCGAGGAGCCTGGCAGCCCAGCCCAAGGCAAGCGCGGCAAGAAGTCTGcgggctgcggcggcggcggcggcgccggcggcggcggcggaggcagcagcagcggcggcgggaGTCCGCAATCCTACGAGGAGCTGCAGACGCAGCGGGTCATGGCTAACGTGCGGGAGCGCCAGCGCACGCAGTCGCTGAACGAGGCGTTCGCCGCGCTGCGGAAGATCATCCCCACGCTGCCTTCGGACAAGCTGAGCAAGATCCAGACCCTCAAGTTGGCGGCCAGGTATATCGACTTCCTCTACCAGGTCCTACAGAGCGACGAGCTGGACTCCAAGATGGCAAGCTGCAGCTATGTGGCCCACGAGCGGCTCAGTTACGCCTTCTCGGTCTGGAGGATGGAGGGGGCCTGGTCCATGTCCGCGTCCCACTAG